One segment of Rubripirellula amarantea DNA contains the following:
- a CDS encoding glycine zipper domain-containing protein: MCRVFRVPVFGICLLAFSVSAQTATAQYSSPPPVNQTRGATLGGLAGAVAGGLIGDNNGEAGAGAAIGGVIGAVTGGILGNAADKEAAYNQQRQIYAQQQQQAVVAQSSVSLNDVVSMSRSGLSENVIINQIQSRGVIAEPQVSDIIAMHQQGVSERVISAMQTAAVGRTQVARASQYTPPQQIVIPAPVIVEERIVVPYYPPQRVYYHHHHHRPAHPRGGVHIRF, encoded by the coding sequence ATGTGCCGAGTGTTCCGTGTGCCCGTGTTTGGCATTTGTTTGCTAGCTTTCTCGGTTTCCGCTCAAACCGCAACCGCGCAGTACAGCAGTCCTCCTCCTGTGAACCAAACACGGGGTGCAACGTTGGGTGGCCTTGCCGGCGCCGTAGCCGGGGGCTTAATTGGCGACAACAATGGTGAAGCCGGTGCCGGCGCCGCGATCGGCGGCGTGATTGGTGCCGTGACCGGAGGGATTCTTGGGAACGCAGCCGACAAAGAAGCTGCTTACAACCAGCAACGCCAAATTTATGCTCAACAGCAACAGCAAGCCGTAGTGGCTCAGAGCTCCGTTTCTCTGAACGATGTCGTTTCGATGAGCCGCAGTGGACTTAGCGAAAACGTAATCATCAACCAAATCCAAAGCCGTGGTGTGATTGCTGAACCGCAAGTATCCGACATCATCGCGATGCATCAGCAAGGGGTCAGCGAACGAGTTATTTCTGCGATGCAAACGGCTGCTGTGGGGCGAACGCAGGTTGCACGGGCGTCTCAGTACACACCCCCGCAGCAAATCGTGATCCCCGCACCCGTGATCGTTGAAGAACGCATTGTCGTTCCCTACTATCCGCCGCAACGCGTGTACTATCACCACCACCATCACCGCCCCGCTCACCCACGAGGAGGCGTTCATATCCGTTTCTAA